A stretch of DNA from Melioribacteraceae bacterium 4301-Me:
GAATTGTTTTGCCGAGTATAAATTCAAAAGAAGAGAGTGGTGATACATTTATTTGCTCAATTGTGCCTCTTTCTTTTTCCCGAACGATAGATAGCGAAATAGAGATTACAGCGGTAACAATTAAAATCATTCCCATTAAACCGGGTATAAGAAATTTGGTTGATTCCAATTCCGGGTTAAACCAAAAGCGCGGCTGTAAATCAATAGGGACATATAAATTTTTACCGGTAACTGCCAAATATTCTTTTGTAAGTTTAATCGAATAACTATAAGTAGCGGCATTCACATAATTTTGAATTGCATTTGCAGTTGTACCATCAACACCATCAATAAGATATTGAACCTTCACTTCTTGTTTTGATAATAATCTTCTTGATAAGTCATTTGGAAAGACAACAACTGCCTGTACAATTTTTTCATCCAATAGTTTTTTAATTTCACTATCGTCGTGGACATAAGTAACAAGATCAAAATATTCTGAGCTAATCAATCCATTTATATATTCTCTTGTGTAATCAGATCTATCCTGGTCATATACAGCAATTTTAATGTGTTTTACATCAAAGTTGATTGCATAACCAAAGATTATCAGTAGCACGATAGGGAAGAAGAAGATGATAAACAACATTCTTGTATCTCTTCTTAACTGCTTTATTTCTTTTTTTGCAATTGCAAATATTCTGTTTAGCATTTTATTTGTTATCCTTTTCAATTAGATGAATGAATACATCCTCGAGCGTTGGGATAATTTTATCAACACGCTTTACAGCGATACCATTCTGCTCCTGCAGCAAATGAATAATATTTTTTTCTGTTATTGTATTATCATTCAATATTATGTGGATGTAATTACCAAAGATGGATGTTTCTCCAACCCATTTTTCTTTTCCCAAAATTTCAAGACTATCCACAGTTCTATCTGTTTCGATTTCCAGAATTGGATTTTTGATGTAATTTGTTTTTAATTCTTTTGCACTTCCCTGAGCAATTAATTTTCCGGCATTGATAAGAATAATATCATTGCAAAATTCTGCTTCATCCAGATAGTGAGTTGTTACCAAAACCGTTGTGCCGGCGGCGGATAGATCATTTATCAAATCCCAGAAATTTCTTCTCGAAATCGGATCAACACCACTTGTTGGTTCATCAAGAAAAACTATTTTGGGCTCGTGAATTACAGCTGTACCGAGTGCTAATCTTTGTTTTATTCCACCGGGTAATGAAGAGGTAAGCGCATTTTCCATATTCTCCAGATTGGCAACTTTTAAGACCCATTTTTTTCTTTCTTCATATTTCTTACCATCCAATCCATACACACCGGCATAAAATCGTATATTCTCTACAACCGTTAAGTCATTATAAAGTGAAAACTTTTGTGACATATATCCAATATTTCTTTTCACCATTTCCGCCTCTTTCATTATGCTGTAACCGCCAACCAAAGCATCGCCCGAAGTTGGCTCTAAAACTCCAATCAGCATTCTTATTGTTGTAGATTTTCCAGCACCATTGGCTCCAAGAAAACCAAATATCTCACCTTGCTTTACTGTAAAGTTGACATTGTCAACTGCTGTGAAGCTGCCAAACTTTTTTGTTAAGTTCTTTACTTCTATCGCATTCATCAGTAAATCCTTCTGCCTAATGATTTTTCTAATCTTACTTTTGCTATTTGATAGTCAACTTCGGCGATTTTAAGATTTGTTTCGGCTTGCAGCTTCAAAGTTTCAGCATCAATTAAATCCGTACTTGAAGCAAGCTGCAGATTATACTTTTCTGCGGTTACACGATAATTTTCCGATGCTTGCTCTAAAGCGATTTTGTTTACTTTAACTTTTTCTTCGGTCTTTAATAAGTTTAGAAAATTGGAGTAAACTTCCATCTGAATATTTTCTTTAAGCTGTTCATAATTTGTTTCAAGTTGAATTTTAGTCTGTTCAGCTTGTGAAACTTGAGATGATGTTAAACCCCAATTCCACACGTCCCAGCTTAGTGTAACTCCAACATCCCAGTTATAGTTGAACTCATCTTTTGCCGGTTGAAATCTTGGATTGGGATTACTGTAATAATAATTGCCTGTTAAATAAATTGAAGGAAACCAATTCGATTTTGCGGCGCTAATACCTTCTTTACTGCTTTCAACACGATAGGCTAATGATTTTAATTCTTGTCTATTATTTATCGCTTCGTTTATGATTTCGGATAAATCATAATTTACAAGACTCATAGATTTTTCGGTTGCTGCAACTTTTGTTTGAGTATTTAGATCAATTCCCAGTGCTTTATTAAAAGCTATCCTTGCAATCTTTAAATTATTTTCTGCTTCAATCAACATTAGTTGTGTATTAGAATATTGCACTTCCAGTTTTAATAAGTCATTGTTTGATACCAATCCTTGTTCATAAAAATTACGGGTATCTCTTAAATGGTTTTCAATTTGCTGAAGAGTTTGTGCAATTACGTCTCTTACTTCTTCTGCTTTGAAATAATTCCAGTATGCATTGTAAATATTAAATGCAACTTCGTTTTGTTCTTTGGAATAATCACTTTCAGATGCCTGTAGATTGTATTTAGCTGCACTTCTTGATGAAAGCAGCTTAAAGCCGGTGAAAAGTGGTTGCGTAAACCCAAGCTTAAAAGTGTAGTTGTTATAAAGTGGTTCAGAAACTCTAATAGCATTGGGAAAAAACGGTGAGGTAAATTCAAAAGCCGGAATGTTATCGCTCAATCTTGTGTAATTCCCAAACAACTTAAACTGCGGTAAGAATTGGCTGTTTATTTCAGAAAGTTTTGCATCAGAATAATTGATTTTTGATTGTGAAATCTTCAGATCTTTACTGTTTTGTAAACCTATTTCCAGACTTTCTTTTAAAGTCAATATTCTTTCTTGGGCGAATAAAGAAGTTGCAAAAAGAATTAACATTAATATTTTTTTCATTTCTATTTCCTTTGATATTTTCAAAAACTTATGATACTTCAACACCTTGTGGCTTACTCATAAAATGAATGAATACATTCTCAAGTGATGGTGTTATTAATCTTTTATCAATTTCTGTTATGTTATTCTTATCAAATAAATTTTTGATTACTACATAATCTTTCTCAAAATCATAAACTGCAACATTTAGTCTATCGCCATACATTTGAACTTCATATTCTGTCGAAGACTTTAAGAGATTGTATGCTTCTCTTATCGGGTTGCAAACAAATTCAATTACCTGCATATGCATTGAATCTTTTACATTCTTTGGTGTATCGCAGCTGATAATTTTACCTTTGTCCATCAATGCAACACGGTTACATCTTTCTGCTTCATCGAGATATGGAGTCGTCATAAAAATTGTAATTCCATCTTTAAGCAGATTTGATAAGATTTTCCAAAAGTCTCTTCTCGAAACCGGATCAACACCGGTTGTCGGTTCATCAAGGAAAATTATTTTTGGTTTATGAATTAATGTGCAAGCGAGTGCAAGCTTTTGTTTCATTCCACCTGAAAGTTTGTCTGCAAGGCGATCTCTGAATGGAGTTAATCTTGTAAATTCAAGCAACTCATTGCGTCTTTCTTTATAATTTTTAACTCCGTGTATGTCGGCAAAAAATTCAATGTTCTCATCAATTGAAAGGTCACCATAAAGAGAAAACCGCTGCGACAAATATCCAATCTCATCCTTGGTTAGATTTTTCTGTGTCAGCAAATCATAACCTAAAACCTCAGCGTTACCCCCATCCGGATTCAACAAACCAACCAGCATTCTCATTGTAGTTGTTTTACCAGCGCCGTCTGGTCCAACCAACCCAAACATTTCGCCGCGATTAACCTCGTAGGTAACTCCATCAACCGCTATAATCGAACCGTAGCTTTTTCTTAATTCTTTTATTTTAATAATGGCTTCCATTTCTATCTCTTATTCAGTTTATAAAAAAACTTTTGCATCAGCGGGCATACCCGGTTTTAAGTCAAAGTCTCTATTGTCAACTGTAATCTTTACGGCAAAAACAAGTTTTGTTCTTTCATCTTTTGTTTGAACATTTTTAGGAGTAAACTCAGCTTCCGGTGAAATGTAGGTTACCTTTCCTTCATATTTTCTGTCCGGATAAGTATCTATTGTAACATCTGCTTTTTGTCCAAGTTTTATTTTACCCAGTTCCACTTCCGATACATAAATGACCAAATCAACAGTAGCCAGATTAGAAACTTTAAAGAGGGAAGACATTGGAGTTACAGTTTCGCCAACTTCAACAAATCTTTTAACAATGAATCCACTTAAAGGAGATTTTACATAACTATCCCTTATATTCTTTTTGAGTAAATCGACTGCAGCTTTTGCCTTTTTGAGATTACCTTTTGCTTGCTCAATTTCTTCCGGACGGAATATCTTTTTTACTTTTTGATAATTTTCTTTAGCTGAATTATATTGTGCCAAAGCGACTTCATATCGAGCAGTCATATCTTCAAACTGCTTTTTAGATATTGATTTGCTCTCCCACAATTGTTTATATCTTTCAAAGTCTGCTTTAGCAGTATTGAAATTGATTTCGCTCTGCTTCAACATTTCTTCAGCTTGTTTTATGTCTTCGCTTCTAGCGCCTTTGAGCATTAAGTCAAGTTGAACCTGCGCAATCTGTTCAGCAGCTAAAGCTTGTTCAAGTTGATAATCAAGAGCTTCGCGGTCTATAATTAGAACTGTGTCACCAGCATTTACACGCGTGCCCTCATCAAATAATATTGATTTAATATCGCCAGCTGTTCTTGAGCTAACAATTACATTAGTAGATTCGATTGTGCCGGTTGCTTCAAGAAATGTATTGTCATTTTTACTATTACATCCAGTAATTAATAATATTAATGCAAAGATGACTGTTATTTTAATTGCTTTCATTGTTTATCCTTTTATTAATTAATAATTGTTTTCCTTTTTTTGTAAGAATTCCATTTAGCAGCAATTCAAAAGCTGATTCAAATGTTTTTTGATATTCAATTTCATTGTAACTTTTTTTCATTTGACTAATTGAGGATAGGGCAGCAGTAAAAACTTTTATTATAATGTTATCGGGAATATCTAAGATTATTTTTTTCTTTCTTCCAACTCTTAATAAAAGTTTTATTAGAGGAATTACTCGTTCTTTTTTAAGATTAATTATTTCATCTGCAAGTTTTGGGTAGTAGTGCTTCAGCCTGTAGAGCGATTCATCGTTAAACAAAACAAAATATTCCTGAATGATTTTTGAAAATTCAATAAACTTTTCTACTACATTAGTTTGTGCTTGAATGTTCGAAACAATAACTGTATATGCAAAACTTAGCTTATCAATTAACATTTTTCGTAAGAGTTCTTCTTTTGTGGGAAAACTTCGATAAATAGTTTTTTTGCTTACGTGAAGTTCACTTGCAAGTTCATCCATTGTAAACTTATGATATCCTTTTTGGCTAAACTTATTATTCAGCAGGTTTATAATTTTTTCTTCGATTTCACTTTTAGTTGTTTTATTAGTATAGTCCATTATAAAATTATGTTTGTTATCGTTCACTAACCAATTAATTAAAAAAATTTTGATTTCATTACTTCATAAAAATTAATTCATCTAAAGATTTTATTGCATCTTTTCCTCTCTGAGATAACGAGAAGTTAAAATTGCTCAGCCGCCATTCTAAAACAATCATTCTAATCATCCCCAAAATTATTGTGAGTAAATCTTGAGTATCAACATCAACTATTTCATCGTTTGCTTTACCTTCTTCGATTACTGTGCTTAGTAAATTTCTTCTTTTCTGCATTATAAATAGAAGCCGTTGACGTAATATATCACTTTGGTCAAATATGTCTTCTGCAAATAAAATTGATGTCATTTCATGGTTTTTTTCAAGAAAATCAAAGTGAAATTGTATAAACTGCCTTAATTTATTCTGCGCTGTTTTTTTGGAAAGAATTTCTTTTTCCAGCAAATGGTCAAAATCTAACATTCTGTTTAGAATACCAAGAATAATATCTTCTTTATTAAGGAAATGACGATAAATTGCAGGCTCGCTTATCTTGACACGTTTTGCAAGTTCTCTAATTGAAAATGAACGGTATCCTTCTGCATGAATAATTTTAATTGCTTCATCAATAATCATTTCTTGTCTTTGTTCAGTACTTAAACGAGGCATCTTTATTTCTAAAAATTAGTTAACGTTCACTAACAAATATAAAATAAAAGTAACTCCTTGTCAAGTCTTTTTTAAATAAATTAGCACAATTTTTACTCTTATTATTTAATAAACTCTAACAGTGCAGCAGCATTATTAAGTTTTTCTTCTTTTGAGGAAAAAAGGAGAGTCACTGTTCTGTGTTCTTTTTCCAGCTTTTTTATTTGTACAAGAAATTCTTTTTTCCCTTTTAATTCTTCACGATACTTTTCTTTAAACAAATCCCACTTTTCAGGATCATGATTATACCATTTTCTTAATTCGTTGCTTGGAGCTATTTCTTTCAGCCATAAATCGATTTTTGCTTTTTCTTTTGTTAATCCTCTTGCCCAGAGTCTATCGACAAGAATTCTATAGCCATCGTCTTTTGATGGTTTTTCGTAAATACGTTTTACTTTTATCATTTTATTTTTCTTGTATTTTTTTATAAAATTTTATCAGAAGTTATAATTACAGCTCCAGCTTTTTCCATTTCAGTAAATGCATTTTCAACATCACCTTC
This window harbors:
- a CDS encoding ABC transporter permease, producing MLNRIFAIAKKEIKQLRRDTRMLFIIFFFPIVLLIIFGYAINFDVKHIKIAVYDQDRSDYTREYINGLISSEYFDLVTYVHDDSEIKKLLDEKIVQAVVVFPNDLSRRLLSKQEVKVQYLIDGVDGTTANAIQNYVNAATYSYSIKLTKEYLAVTGKNLYVPIDLQPRFWFNPELESTKFLIPGLMGMILIVTAVISISLSIVREKERGTIEQINVSPLSSFEFILGKTIPYIFISLINAVIALAAGYILFGIVIKGSIFLLLLGTLTFLFAALGLGIFISTVADSQQVAFQAANVTSLLPSFILSGFIFPIETMPVAIQVLTNVTPAKFYVVILRAILLRGAGISAFWDQLIYLGIFGTIFLTLAVIVDKRSRGKQ
- a CDS encoding ATP-binding cassette domain-containing protein translates to MNAIEVKNLTKKFGSFTAVDNVNFTVKQGEIFGFLGANGAGKSTTIRMLIGVLEPTSGDALVGGYSIMKEAEMVKRNIGYMSQKFSLYNDLTVVENIRFYAGVYGLDGKKYEERKKWVLKVANLENMENALTSSLPGGIKQRLALGTAVIHEPKIVFLDEPTSGVDPISRRNFWDLINDLSAAGTTVLVTTHYLDEAEFCNDIILINAGKLIAQGSAKELKTNYIKNPILEIETDRTVDSLEILGKEKWVGETSIFGNYIHIILNDNTITEKNIIHLLQEQNGIAVKRVDKIIPTLEDVFIHLIEKDNK
- a CDS encoding TolC family protein, whose translation is MKKILMLILFATSLFAQERILTLKESLEIGLQNSKDLKISQSKINYSDAKLSEINSQFLPQFKLFGNYTRLSDNIPAFEFTSPFFPNAIRVSEPLYNNYTFKLGFTQPLFTGFKLLSSRSAAKYNLQASESDYSKEQNEVAFNIYNAYWNYFKAEEVRDVIAQTLQQIENHLRDTRNFYEQGLVSNNDLLKLEVQYSNTQLMLIEAENNLKIARIAFNKALGIDLNTQTKVAATEKSMSLVNYDLSEIINEAINNRQELKSLAYRVESSKEGISAAKSNWFPSIYLTGNYYYSNPNPRFQPAKDEFNYNWDVGVTLSWDVWNWGLTSSQVSQAEQTKIQLETNYEQLKENIQMEVYSNFLNLLKTEEKVKVNKIALEQASENYRVTAEKYNLQLASSTDLIDAETLKLQAETNLKIAEVDYQIAKVRLEKSLGRRIY
- a CDS encoding ABC transporter ATP-binding protein gives rise to the protein MEAIIKIKELRKSYGSIIAVDGVTYEVNRGEMFGLVGPDGAGKTTTMRMLVGLLNPDGGNAEVLGYDLLTQKNLTKDEIGYLSQRFSLYGDLSIDENIEFFADIHGVKNYKERRNELLEFTRLTPFRDRLADKLSGGMKQKLALACTLIHKPKIIFLDEPTTGVDPVSRRDFWKILSNLLKDGITIFMTTPYLDEAERCNRVALMDKGKIISCDTPKNVKDSMHMQVIEFVCNPIREAYNLLKSSTEYEVQMYGDRLNVAVYDFEKDYVVIKNLFDKNNITEIDKRLITPSLENVFIHFMSKPQGVEVS
- a CDS encoding HlyD family secretion protein, whose amino-acid sequence is MKAIKITVIFALILLITGCNSKNDNTFLEATGTIESTNVIVSSRTAGDIKSILFDEGTRVNAGDTVLIIDREALDYQLEQALAAEQIAQVQLDLMLKGARSEDIKQAEEMLKQSEINFNTAKADFERYKQLWESKSISKKQFEDMTARYEVALAQYNSAKENYQKVKKIFRPEEIEQAKGNLKKAKAAVDLLKKNIRDSYVKSPLSGFIVKRFVEVGETVTPMSSLFKVSNLATVDLVIYVSEVELGKIKLGQKADVTIDTYPDRKYEGKVTYISPEAEFTPKNVQTKDERTKLVFAVKITVDNRDFDLKPGMPADAKVFL
- a CDS encoding TetR/AcrR family transcriptional regulator, with translation MNDNKHNFIMDYTNKTTKSEIEEKIINLLNNKFSQKGYHKFTMDELASELHVSKKTIYRSFPTKEELLRKMLIDKLSFAYTVIVSNIQAQTNVVEKFIEFSKIIQEYFVLFNDESLYRLKHYYPKLADEIINLKKERVIPLIKLLLRVGRKKKIILDIPDNIIIKVFTAALSSISQMKKSYNEIEYQKTFESAFELLLNGILTKKGKQLLINKRINNESN
- a CDS encoding TetR/AcrR family transcriptional regulator, which encodes MPRLSTEQRQEMIIDEAIKIIHAEGYRSFSIRELAKRVKISEPAIYRHFLNKEDIILGILNRMLDFDHLLEKEILSKKTAQNKLRQFIQFHFDFLEKNHEMTSILFAEDIFDQSDILRQRLLFIMQKRRNLLSTVIEEGKANDEIVDVDTQDLLTIILGMIRMIVLEWRLSNFNFSLSQRGKDAIKSLDELIFMK
- a CDS encoding DUF488 domain-containing protein, which codes for MIKVKRIYEKPSKDDGYRILVDRLWARGLTKEKAKIDLWLKEIAPSNELRKWYNHDPEKWDLFKEKYREELKGKKEFLVQIKKLEKEHRTVTLLFSSKEEKLNNAAALLEFIK